aatagttaaaaattttagtatcatgtatgatatcctcgtaatgttgatcgatttattcaatatcgtgcataaatgaatataagatttttaaatatgcatattctaatttgaaaatatgatgatgcacaaataagattgatacttacctttgttatcattgatataaagggtcttcccttctttttgacaatgacaaagggggagatagctagcttgcacaaatcaagaagatgcaaaaacttgattgctagcttgcctatcttaagtagcaaagattgctaacttgcttacttcaagaagcaaaagttatcttcttgaacatcactatcttgcctatcttaagaagcaagacttgcaacctgcacattacaataggaagcaagaatcgatagcttacacacttcaataagaaagctatcttgtatttgctttcgaaatttttgccagcttgtatgttgcaaaacttgatcactttttcaaacactttgctagcttgcaacttgcatatcatgaaaattactagcttgtagtctaaagagaagtaattagttgttatctcaagaaaagcaaatatgctaaacttataatctttaattgctagattgcatgacgataaaatttgatactatatttttcatgtaatgtatggaactttttatctctaaacacataagagtaggaacttctcctttttgttgatgacaaagggggagaagtatgatgacatgacatgttatgtataagtttatgatgacatgttgcttggattcttgaatccaagagtttctatcaataagccatattgatagggggggtttgtttaaactccgggagttaaggttaactccatcatcaaatgattgtcatcatcaaaaagggggagattgttgaatctcgtattttgatgatgaaaccacttgatatgtgtttatgatttaatctacgttttgagtgatacaggtctactcgatcaggattagacagttaacgcaggaggaattgacgttgcgccggaggagatcacattaggatattggatggcagaaggcttcggacgtcgggcatcggcccaaccaatgacatgccgggcaacaaaatgtcaattcgtgttgtaataattgtctagatcggagtagagttttggcttgtgtgtgcaggattaactacgataatgatgaagatataaagcgaaacaaagtgtcggagtcaagcgcgaaggatttgttgcgagttcgagagttcgacggaagtccgaaggttcgttaggaatgctgccggaactagccgagaatgagtagggagcttgccgaagggtttttcggaagctcgccggaaggttcgttggaagttcgcggagctcgccgagaaagatcggagcttgccgaagaagctcgttggaactcgccaagatcaaatcgtaaagtctaggagcttgccgggaatccgcagaatggtttccgagagttcgtcggaagactatcggaagttcgccggaaaaagtcttgacttgcgaactttgtaatagcttaggaaatgtttttaaattcgtagttagcacattaattagggttaggattaggtgttaatcctataacccaagtaggggccaattgggcccgagttcggattggtttgggccaagtttaaagcccaaccagtgaacccgagacctaggcggtggcaccgcccagcacccgagagctgggcggtggcaccgccagtccactgtcaatgtcagacattgacaagcggtggcaccgccagcatcgggaaccaaagagaattcaaattttggagcccaaatttgaatcctcttgtggcctataaatactcctcaaatctcagttgagattacaactttttgagaagcaatagattgagaaaaaggtcttagaaaagtcttagcaaatcttgttttcaatttgctatagtgttcacctccttcttttttattgaaaatttgtaagagtgtgaaccgcttgtaaaaggttgtaagaggggtatttgcccttccccttcaagagatttggtagtagaaggtgggagcctcatcgaagagggcctcgcaagtagatgtaggtcacttgaccgaaccattttaaaatcggcgtgatctctggtttgcattttattattgctatttacattactgcaaaccttcttacgtgctttatttcctcattacctttgctgcacaactttacggatacgctttcaagttaagcacttccgagttcgatttttatcgtacgaaagattagtcaaaaccgacgttttaatccgctgcactaattcatcccccctcttagtgccgctccgatcctaacagaacttACATAGTGTTTAttcctaaatatttctttttttttaaaattaaatattatcgtCTTATCTCCCTGTTGACTATTAATTATTATATTCTTGCCAAAGTCATTGCCAACAACATTAAGCCTCTTTTCCCTACTCTTTATATCTTAGGAGCAATCAACTTTTTAGTTTTTTTGAGAAATTTATTGATTGGTTATTTACTTATATCTCCATATCAAATTTCTTTTACTTTATCAATAACAATGCCTCTCTTGGTTTCAAGGATAAAAGGGGATTCGATAATGAGATCCTCAATCCTCATACTTGTTTATTTTAGTTTCTCAAATCTTTACTTTCTTCCTTAACCCAGCATCATTAGATAACACTCTTACTCTCCTATCTTTCAAGAGACCCTTTAAGCTTTCCCACCTAATGTAAGTTGATGATATTCTTCTATCTCTTTAGACAAACTAAAAATCTTATATAATCATCTTTGAAAATCTTTCAATTTTATAAGTGCATCAATAATTTAAAGATCAACACTCATAAATCTGAGATCAAATTTTTAAGATCCACCGATTGGGATAAAATTTACAATCGGTTTTGTATCAAAGAGGGTAGATttcctttttatatattttttatattatatcttTTCTCATAGATCTATCTCCTTCCACAGTTTATGAATCCATAGTTCAAAACGTTAGAGCTAGGCTTCTTTCTTGAAAAAACCCCTTAGTCATTTGGTGCTCATTAACTTTGCTTCGAATATTTTGTGGATGTCTAACATGGTTCttaataagattaattatattattagagAGTTTGTGGTaaaaaagggttcaaactcgaggtatttatttgatttcatgcAACATTGTTACTTGTAGTGGTCTTGGCATCTATGATTTAGAtcttcaaaagttttctcttcggGCTAAGAAAATTACATAAAATGAATGTGTTAAGCATATATTTTATCGTTTATTTTTGGATGTTCTTAAGGGATCGATTTTCtattcaattttaatttttttttttgtggaatgAGGGGGCATGGTTGTCTGAGAAGGGTAATGATAGCAGTAATACCTCAATCTATCGAGTCTTGATTACTATTAGGCTTTAGGGTTCTtcggaagactagaatgaagctTATTAATATAACCATTAGCTCAGGCTTAACATGTTGATTTGTAGAGTTGTGGTTTCCTTCCAAAATCTTATTGTGGCATCTGTACTTAATCAAATCTTCGGATACGTCTTAGGGGTATTAGATGAGAACAATCAAATAAtagataatttaaattaaatttatgatgatttttgggGTTATAATACTAATGATATTACTGTGGTTGTTATCTTTTTTGTATAGGTATGTGGAGAACAGGGATATCAAATTTTGCAAGGCTATATTAACCAGAAGTTGATTGGTTGCTCGGAAGGAATAATATCTCTTCTCGAAGGGCTCTCAATCTCAATATTTTTgagatttcatattttttttatgaaataaattgGCTAGTCAGATTTGCGAgagatattaaatataataaggtTTGGGTTAGTGATCCTTTAGATGAATTGGGTCTTTTGATTAGTTCttgtttttttaaataaattttaatttttaataaaaaataatttgaggctgattttttttttttttattccatcCAACATAAGTGTTTTTATTAGGATTATTAACTAATACCATAAATTATCATCGCACTGATCAAATTTCTTTTATCCATTAGGATTGACCAGCAACCCGATACCTAAACTTAATTTGTCTGAATCCGATCCGAAGATTGAAGGTACCAACGGATGCTCATTTGGATCTACAAAATTATCGGATTCGGATACTACACCGACCCGAATCCGTTCCGTCGTCAACCATGCGAGCGTCATATTTATTCTCTGGCTTCTGCTGCTACCCGACTCCGAAACTGACGTCGGGCGTGGTTTTCCTCGGTAAACTCCCCACCGCAACAACAATGCTGGGTGTCGTCGCAGCCGCTCTCCTCCTCGCCGGCCTCGTGGTTTTCCTCGTCAAATTCGCCACCGCAGATGGTCGATTCTGCAGTCCTGATTCAATCTTTCTTAGCCTTGCCCTTTTCTGAGAACTCACATCCTTTTTCACTTGTGTTTTCAGGGGATTTTACGTTGACATCGAGGGGTGCGCCGAAGTGCGATGAAGTGGAAGGCAAGGTGATTGCGACCGTAAATATATTTTGTTCTCTAATATCAGCCGACTTGTTTGtggtgatgatgattattattattttaaatgttcgATTGGTTTTTGAGTGTGGGTGATGTTGGTTATTCTTAGGTTGTGTGGATTACGGGCGCAAGCCGTGGAATTGGTGAGtaggatttctttctttctttgttaatTTACCTTATCTCTTTGTGGGAGGATTAGTGTTACCGGATGTACTCTCTCAACTTCATATGTTGATCGAGGAATAAGATAAAACCTTTGTGCtagtattttctttttttctatatAGTTTCGTTCCACTAATTAATTGCTTAAGATTTACCCTAATTACATGATTTAGTATATGCCTCTTTTATCCTTTATTCAAGGACAAAAGTCTTTCATAGAACCTGACTAAATGCTGATGTCCTAAAACAAAACATgaaaattttatcatttaaagAACTTAATGATGACGTAGCCAAATTAGAATTGTTGAATAAGGTATTTAACCTGTTTGATTCACAGAAATACTAAACTTCATACCGTACATCTGTCTGGTGGAACCTTTAATGTTATCTACAGCATATATTGAAGTTCCTATCGAGAAGTTACATGTATTTACTCTATGATAGATTTCTTATCAGGATTTCCAGATAAAACGAAATTGTATTTACTGTAGTGGACATTGACCTTTAAATTTTGAGGCAGTTGCCTGAAATTAGTTTCAACATTGTTGTCTGTCACGCTTATGAAGTTACTCCCAGATTCGTTGCATTCTGAATAAGAATCTTACATGACCATATGGTAAATAGTACTTTTATTGGCcaacatctacttgtatattttgGCATGGATGTAAGATGACAACTATTTCTCTGATTAGTACAAAAAATTTAGGGGAGACGAGATTTCACCTTTTTTTAAGGTAGTGCTAAAGATATTTTATGTGTGGTAATTAAATAATATGGTCTGATTTCATAGTTAGAAATACGGTAAGAATCTCATGATAATTTCATAAGCTCGTCtcatattgatattattattgtGTCTGATTTCCATGATATATCACCCTAAGTATATAGCAATCTACTTTGATACAAGAGACATAACATAGTTTTTTCACTTTAAGGGGAAATCCTTGCAAATCAATTCACCAATTTAGGAGCAAAGGTGATACTTTCTGCTCGTAATGCAGTGGAGCTTGAGcgggtcaaatctgaaatcatcagtaAGTGTTCAGATATCATGTATTTATAACTTTTGGATTCCCTTTGACAAATAATAAAGCTAAATCCGGAAACAATCACACTATGATACTTGAACTGACCTTATGCTTTATCCATTCTTTTTGTATTAAGGTAAATATCCTGCTAGTAGAGTTGAAGTGTTGCCTATGGATTTGGCATCTGGTGAAGAATCTCTCAAAGAATCAGTATATAAGGCAGAATCTTTGTTTTCTAGTGCTGGAGTTGATTATATGGTCCACAATGCAGCCTTTGAACGACCTGTAAGGAAATATTGCCACGTCTTGTAGTGCTTATGCAGGGAATAATCCTTTTTCAAGCATGTATTAATAATTCAACTTATATTCTGAATTTCGGTGCATTGATATGTATTTAGCAATTGGCTTATCTATATTGTTGCAGAAAAGAAAAGCTTTGGATGAAACCGAGGAAGGACTTCGGGTATTACACAGTTGTCATATTTTCTCAATTTCCTGATGTCACTACGGAATGCCGTTACATTTGATTTTTGTTGTCATTTAGGCCACGATGAACATAAATGTCTTAGGGACAATAACTCTGACTCGCCTTCTGGCACCTTATATGCTTAAAAGAGGGAGAGGCCATTTTGTTGTGGTATGATGGATGGTGAATTTTGTTACTGGGATTAAAAACTTCTTGGTTTTGCTACCCCCTTGGTTTCTGATGATGGTTTACTTGTAGGTGAGTAGTGCAGCTGGAAAGTGTCCTTCACCAGGCCAAGCTTTATACTCTGCTTCCAAGCATGCTCTAAATGGATATTTCCATTCTCTACGTTCTGAGGTGTGTTATTCATATACTGCAATTTCGGGTGGAGACCTAGCATCTGTTGCCCAAGTTCTTAATCTAATTGACACAATCTCCTTGTGACGAAACAAAGCTGCTTACAGCTTCTATTTGTGCTGattatattattactattattaataatattatcaatttttgttttatgattgTAGCTATGCCAGGAAGGGATTAAGGTGACCATTGTCTGCCCTGGGCCAATTGAAACATCAAAAACTTCTGAAACAAGTTCATCAGGAAAAAGTAGATCTTTGGAGGTTTGTTTGTGTTGTTCTGTTCCTTCCATTTGTGTGCTAGTGAAAATGTCTTCAAAAGCATAAGGATGAACTCTGTACAATACTATACTTTTTCATCATTGTAAGAAAATGCTTGTCATAAATTGTTTCTATAACTGAATCCCTGGTGCTTTGAAACTGGCTTTATTGAAACTGGATCATGTAAAGATTGTGTTGTCATTTGGAACAGTTGTAGTGTTTTCATAAAGTGGGGGTGGATTTGCATTAGTCTTCGTTATTATGAGGGTTTATGTAAAAATCTGTTCCAAGATTTAGGTACCAATAAAAAATTTAGGAATTAGTATGCAAGGTTCTCGTTGATGAACTTTTTAACTTCTTTAGATGACTTGTTTTATTGGACCATAATTTTTCTTCATTTGGTGCTTTTCATGTTTGATAGAAGCGTGTGTCAGCAGAAAGATGTGCTGAGCTGATAATTGTTGCCGCAACCCATGGGCTAAAGGAAGCCTGGATATCATATCAGGTAATTTCCTTGCTGACCTTTGGAAAGGGTTACTTTTGGTTTCTGTGAACCATGGGTTGTTTTTGTATCTTCAGACCAAGAAGTACTCTTTTTTGAAATGTAACTTCAAACATTCTGCTTAATACTGTTGGGGTCAGCTATTGAAG
The window above is part of the Musa acuminata AAA Group cultivar baxijiao chromosome BXJ2-6, Cavendish_Baxijiao_AAA, whole genome shotgun sequence genome. Proteins encoded here:
- the LOC135615196 gene encoding uncharacterized protein LOC135615196, coding for MLGVVAAALLLAGLVVFLVKFATADGDFTLTSRGAPKCDEVEGKVVWITGASRGIGEILANQFTNLGAKVILSARNAVELERVKSEIISKYPASRVEVLPMDLASGEESLKESVYKAESLFSSAGVDYMVHNAAFERPKRKALDETEEGLRATMNINVLGTITLTRLLAPYMLKRGRGHFVVVSSAAGKCPSPGQALYSASKHALNGYFHSLRSELCQEGIKVTIVCPGPIETSKTSETSSSGKSRSLEKRVSAERCAELIIVAATHGLKEAWISYQPVLFVMYLVQYMPTIGYWFMDLIGANRLDAAASKRSAYSWSLLFGHKKSA